The Candidatus Binatia bacterium genomic sequence GCGGCGACGCTCGACGACAAGGGCACGATCGCGGTCGACGTGCTGCGCGAGGCGCAGGACCGCGGACTCGTCGTCTCCGTCAGCGAGCAGGGCGAGCACACGCGCAACTCCGCGCCCGCAACCTGCGCCGTCTACGGCACGACCGACGTCGCGTGCGATCCGGACAAGCAGGTGAATCGCGAGGAGTACACGCTGCTGCGCTTTCTCGGCGTGAACTTCGTCGATCTGAGCCGCATCGACGAGAAGCAGCACTGGTCGGTCGCGGAGACGAAGGGCAACGTCGCGATGAGCGCCGACTACGTGATATCGTCGAACGACAGCGGCGTGCTGAAGATCGGCGAGACGCGCCACGTCGAAGACAAGCAGGGCGGCACGACCTATGATATCGAGACGAAGATCGCGTACGCGCCGGCGCGCGAGATCCCGATCTCGATCGACGAGTACGCGAAAGAGGAACGCCACGGCGGCGTCAACGGCGTCTACCACACGACGTATCAGACGACGCTGACGCTCGCCTCCGACTCGCTCGCGAAGCCGTAACGAGCGCTACGCGGAGCGCCTCGGCTTGCCGGTCGTGCTCGACGACGTCGAACGCGCGAGAGCCGACTTAGTCGCGGCCGCCCGGGCCGTGATGATCGACTTTCGGGATCTCGCCGCTCATCCGGGTCCGAAGCGACAGCGTTACTCTTAACCCAGTCTACCCGACCTCAGTGCTTCATGGATACGGCCGGATTTGGCGCGGGATACTACATAAGGTCCTGCAAAGTTCCGGTCCGGTCCAGCCGTCGGGGTTCCGGGGACACCACGCCCGGACGAGCGGTCTAGGTGCTTAAAAATGTTTGCTAATAACTTGCTCGATGAAATTCCGACCAATGTCTTCCAACTTGCCAGTCGCTATTTGACCGAATCGGAACCGCGCTACAAATACTTCGTCCTTCGGTTCGTACCCTAACTCGACAAGGTCCGGAACATTTGGCGCGGTTATCTGTTCGAGTCGCGTGTAGTTGAAGGAACCCGGCGGGTCTTCCCGTGCCACAAACACAGTTACTTGGCAGTTTCGCGCGCGGAGTTGCCTGCTAGGCGAGCTAAAGAAAAAGAGATAACGAGCGTTGCGAGATTCACCTGTACCGAAATGCTGCACGAAATCGATCCGGAATAGCCAGGTCCTTTTTGCAGATTCACCCTGCATCAAACTCAGGTATTTCTCAAATTCGAGCATGCCGAAATCGTTGAAGTAAACGTGACCCAACCGAACTGCTTCATTAAGTAGTGCCGTGGTCTGCCTGAAATAACTACGCAACAGTTCCATAGCGCTCTTCCAGACCTCGTATCCATTCGTTTCGCGAACCAGCGCTTCATTGGAAAATCGCGCAGCTACCGAACGGGCCCAGTCCTGTCTCTGCTGCTGATTGGCGACTGCCTTTTCGTACTCCTCGATGCTTTCTTGCTCGCATTCAAGAACGAGTTCGACGAATGCCGTTAGGCTAGAAGTTTGAGCATCTTCCAGCGCATCGTAATATCGGACCCGATCCTCGCGCGTAATGATCGCGATCGGAAACCCGTATCTCATCAGCAATAGATTTAGAAGCAGTCTGGCCACCCTGCCGTTACCGTCGATGAAAGGGTGAATCGTAACGAACCAGGTGTGAGCAACGAGCGCTGAGGTGAGGCCTTCTAGCGAAGGAAACCGATCACTCGGAACCGATGTCGCGCTCAACCACCTCCCAAAGGATTCCATTTCCTGTGGAACCGCCGTCGGATTCGGGGGCTTATACTGAGAGCCGGAGATTTCGACCGAAATCGTTCGATATCTTCCAGCGTTCTCATCGTTGATGTCTTTGAGTATGAGCGCGTGCAACTGTCGAATGTCTGCTTCGGTAATCGGTCGCACCTGAGAACTGGCCAGATCTTCGAGCAGATCTAGCGCCGCCGAAAGGTTTTTAGCTTCAGCCTGATCACGGAGCGGCTTACCCGTAAGCGTGAGACCCTGTTCTACTACCATTCGCGTCTCGCCAAGATCGAGGACATTTCCTTCGATGGCGTTGGAATTATAGATGTTGCGAATGCGGAAAAAGCCGTATATTTCTTTGAGCGCCGCTCGATCAAGCGACCCATTGGCCCGAAGATCGCGAACGCGCTCTACAATCTCTTCAGCTTGTTGTACAAACTGGGCTGTTAGGCAATAAGGTGTGCCAACAATCTCTATAAGCGTTTCCGTAGTGCTTTCCATCGGCGCGAGACTCCTTTACGTGCGCTGCATATTGGCGATCACAACCGGGACCCCCCGCTGTTGTCAACCCAGCCAGTCAACGGGATCGGCGTAGAGGTACTCCGATCCAGGTCGACGAGCCGCAGATGTTGATCGTCACGTGGGCCTCGCCCCTCGATCGAAAAGAGGCGTCCGTTGCCAGCGGCTGCAACCGCCACCGGTGCAAAGCCGGGGTTTTGAGGTTGGGAAAATGTCTCTTGGCCAGTTGGCAATAGTTGAACGTACTTACCGTTTGAGATAAACCAATAGGCCCCGTCCCTTGCCGGCGTAAAAGCCGTTCCAAAGAGATCTTGGGGGACCGGCGCGACGGTGAGCAGCTGGCCATTGCGCACCGTCGATATGCTCCAGGCGCACTCTCTTCGGGAAAGTCCCGATCGAAGCGAAAACAACGGCTCTTTATTTGAGAGGTCAGTGCGTAGGCTGATCCCAAAGGCATCTTCGCATGGTCCGGACAAGCCTATTTCCTCGTAGGTTCCGACAAGTTGACCGGAAGGGATAGCCGTTGCAGATACGCATGCGATCGTCGAAATCACGACAGCGATAAGCGAGACTACCCTTAAGACCTGGGCGGCTATCGGCTTGTTGTTGTCCACAGTAGCTTACCGTGACTCCTTGCTTCGGCGTCTTTATTCGGCTTTGTGGCATCGCGTGAACGCCACGCAGCCCCACGATTGTTTCGGCTTAGCCCGACCGAGCCCCGCGCCCTAGCGGCATTACACGACCGCTCCCTTTCCTGAAATCGTAAACGTAGATCGAGTAACCGATGCGATCATCGAGGGTCTGGGTACGCAACCACTCCCCAGTTGGGCCGGCGATTTCCGGGCCGGCGTAAAGCCACGTCGCGCTGGACCGCGACAAGACAGTCTCGCCGGTCGGAGCCGGGAACCAAGGCTCTGCGCCGAACGTCCTTCGGTGTCGATGCGTTCCCGCATCGGGGGAGCGAGAGATATGAAGGGTTTGGGGCTGATCCGCTACGCCGTAACGATCGGCGTAGTCGTTGCATCGCTGGCCGGATGCAGCGGATCGCAGCCAGGAATGGCCGGCGGAATCCCTCGCGCGGCAGATGCGGCACAGCGACCCGCGACGAGCGGCCCTCTGCTATATGCGGCAGATATCCTTACGGGGAACGTGAACGTGTTTACCTATCCACAAGCACAATTAGCGTTCACGCTTAGCGGCTTCGTTTTTCCATCGGGGGAGTGCGTCGACAAACAAGGCGACGTTTTCATCCTCAGCGAGCCTACGGTTCAAAGCGGCATGGTTACGGAATATACACACGGTGGCACCACTCCGATTGGGACGTTGAGCGATCCGGGCGTCCCCTTGGGTTGTTCGGTCGATCCGACAACGAATAACCTCGCGGTGACGAATTCCAACGACGTAGTCGCCGTGTACGAAGGCGCACAAGGCATGCCCACGACCTACGCGCCTGATATACCTTACCTCGGTTATTGCGCGTATGACAACGCCGGCAACCTATACATCGATGGCTGGGACAACTACGAGCGTTTCGTGCTGAGCGTGCTCCGGTCTGGAAGCAACGCATTCAGCTCGGTGTCGCTGAGCGTAACAATTTCACGAGACAGCGGCGCTCTTCAGTTCGACTCAAACAACCTTGTTGTAGCGAGTGACCCTCAGCACAACGGGCCCGGAGCGTTGCTCAGTGTCCGGGTTTCTAACGGCGTCGGTACGATCGTAGGTACGACGCGGCTGAAGCCCGGTGGACCGCACCGAGATTTCGGCGGCCCGATTTGGATCGAGAATAGGCGCGTCTTACAACCGGTTCATTCATCGGTCGATATCGGCATCTGGGACTATCCACGAGGTGGAAAGACGGTGCAAACGATTGACCAGGCGGGGCACGCTATTGCGGGTCTTGTGATTAGTCGGTAGCACCTTGTGGGTCGTCGCATCTAAGGAGCAAACGACATATTGGAATATCGACGGCCTGTGCAGCGTCGACCTAGACGGCGACACGCCTGGTGGGATCACAACCAGCGGGTTTCCCACGAAATCCGGAGCAACGTATGCCTTCTCCCTCCTGTTTTCCGGGAACGCCTACTGCCCGCCGACTACCAAGACCATGAAAATCTTGATCGACCTCCAGTAACACTTACGTGGGATACCCCCGCAGGCAATGTCGCCTCCGCGGAACGTAGCAGGAGTAGCCGCTCTGGCTTGGCCGGCGCCTTAGCCATCGGCGCGGCCGCGGCATTGCTGGCTGCCTGCGGCGGGTCGCAGCCGCCGATCGGCGCGCCGGATGCGACGCCGCAAAGCCAGAAGATGACACTCCCAGAGGCAAGCACGAGTTCGAAGGTCTACGTCGCCGACAACGCCCACGCTGTCATCGAGTTCGACGCTTCAGGCCGCGAGTTGGCAAAAGCAACCATGAAAGCGATTCCGCTCGACGTTGTGGTCGACAGCCACGGCCATGTGTACGTGCTCGGAGCGGCGGGCAGCTCTTGGCGGGTGTGGGAGCTGACGTCTGACTTGCAGCACCGGATCGCCACCTATGAGACGCCAAACATTGCGCTCACGATGACTATTGACGCTAATAACAATCTTTATGTCTCAGATTCGGATTATCAGAGCGGTTACGAGCACGTGATCGAGTACTCGTATGGGTCAACGAAAATCGCTAAGACGTTCCTCGTCGGTTGGGCGCCAGGTGGTCCCCCGACGCTCGCCGGGATTTCAGTGAGTGGCAACAATCTCTTCACGATCTTGTACCCTGGCGGAAGACCCGACGACTTCCTAAAGCAGTGTCGGCTTGCGGGCTCCAGTTGCAAGTCGATCGCCGGTCTCTTAGACGACAGCTGTGGCTTCACGATGACCACGGGATCCATCGGCGAAAAGGCCTTCGGGACTGGCGTGGCGCTGTTAAAGATTATTCCTGGCCGTGGCTATAAGGACATCGGCGTTATTAAGCTTCCCGCCGGCTATTATATAGGATGGGCCGCGTACGGACTGTGCAATCTGCACGGCCGCGGGAAGTTCTTTTGGACAACTATGGCAAATTCAACAACCGGCGACGCGGTGGCGGTGGAGTTTAACGCCACAACCGGTAAGATGGTAAAGACTATAGGGAGCGGATATCTCGAACGTCCAGTCGCCGCATACCAAACCCCTTAAAGCCTACGCGAACGCTGTACTAAGGTAGCCTAAGGCGCTTTCAAACGCCCCACTTGGCCATGCGACCGAGGTGATCTTGGAGAGCAATCGGAGTTTTATCCGGCTAATAAAGCGCCTGGCTCAGCAGAACGTGTGTAATCTCTTTACCTTCCCGCTCAGGGTGAGGCTGAAGACCGTGCCGCCGTCACAGCTGCCTCCAAACGTTACGCCGTAGAGGATGCCGTTCATCGCAGTTAGACCCTCTGCGGGGCCATAACCCTGCGAGAAGCTGCGCAGCACGCTCTCGCTCCCGCTTGTGGTAATACTGAACACGGTTCCCGAAGCATGGGTACCACCTGCGGCCGTTTCGCCGTAGAGCATGCCGTTGACATCGAGCAGCCCGCTATCCGGGTATTCGCCA encodes the following:
- a CDS encoding Fic family protein translates to MESTTETLIEIVGTPYCLTAQFVQQAEEIVERVRDLRANGSLDRAALKEIYGFFRIRNIYNSNAIEGNVLDLGETRMVVEQGLTLTGKPLRDQAEAKNLSAALDLLEDLASSQVRPITEADIRQLHALILKDINDENAGRYRTISVEISGSQYKPPNPTAVPQEMESFGRWLSATSVPSDRFPSLEGLTSALVAHTWFVTIHPFIDGNGRVARLLLNLLLMRYGFPIAIITREDRVRYYDALEDAQTSSLTAFVELVLECEQESIEEYEKAVANQQQRQDWARSVAARFSNEALVRETNGYEVWKSAMELLRSYFRQTTALLNEAVRLGHVYFNDFGMLEFEKYLSLMQGESAKRTWLFRIDFVQHFGTGESRNARYLFFFSSPSRQLRARNCQVTVFVAREDPPGSFNYTRLEQITAPNVPDLVELGYEPKDEVFVARFRFGQIATGKLEDIGRNFIEQVISKHF